In Candidatus Paceibacterota bacterium, the following are encoded in one genomic region:
- a CDS encoding RNA methyltransferase gives MYQAQRIESFDLPELQPYRTMRRQAEHRQQGIFVAEGEKVVRRLLESNFSVVSMLLPEKWLRELEPLLKARTETIQVYVAEKPLLETLTGYSMYQGLLALGKVPPLPTLADIIARSPRPRLLTAADGLSNAENLGALVRNCAALNAQALVVGETCSSPFLRRAVRGSMGAIFQLPVVESASLTQALHDLRKLGVRCVAAHPHADGHTLSQVNFAGDCCIVFGSEGHGVSPAVLAACDEAAVIPMSPTVDSLNVGSAAAVFLYEANRQRNRM, from the coding sequence ATGTATCAGGCCCAAAGGATTGAGTCCTTCGATCTGCCCGAGCTTCAGCCTTACCGCACGATGCGGCGGCAGGCGGAACACCGGCAGCAAGGCATCTTCGTTGCCGAGGGCGAAAAGGTTGTGCGGCGTTTGCTGGAGAGCAACTTCAGCGTCGTCTCGATGTTGCTCCCGGAAAAATGGCTGCGGGAATTGGAGCCCTTGCTGAAGGCCAGGACCGAAACCATCCAGGTTTACGTGGCCGAGAAGCCGCTGCTCGAGACACTCACCGGCTACTCCATGTATCAGGGCTTGCTCGCGTTGGGGAAAGTCCCGCCTCTCCCGACGCTGGCGGACATTATCGCGCGCAGCCCGCGGCCGCGTCTCCTGACGGCGGCCGACGGGCTCAGCAACGCCGAGAACCTCGGCGCCCTGGTCCGCAACTGCGCCGCCCTCAACGCCCAGGCCCTGGTCGTTGGCGAAACGTGCAGCAGTCCATTCTTACGCCGCGCCGTGCGAGGTTCGATGGGGGCTATTTTCCAACTGCCTGTCGTGGAGAGCGCGAGCCTGACCCAGGCCCTGCATGACCTGCGCAAACTGGGCGTTCGGTGCGTCGCCGCCCATCCGCATGCTGACGGCCACACACTCTCCCAAGTGAACTTTGCCGGCGACTGCTGCATCGTTTTCGGCAGTGAAGGTCACGGGGTCTCCCCCGCCGTGCTCGCCGCCTGCGACGAAGCCGCCGTCATCCCCATGTCCCCCACGGTGGACTCTCTCAATGTCGGCAGCGCCGCCGCGGTATTCCTTTACGAAGCCAATCGGCAGCGCAATCGA
- a CDS encoding MBL fold metallo-hydrolase: protein MSVRLTILGSGSSGNCAYVETEEARVLIDAGFSLRQIRQRLATIGRAPENLTAILITHEHSDHVQSLPALNGKLGIPVYGNRPTLEAVEYQYGTRLACCLFATGASFEVGDIQVETFSIPHDAQDPVGYLLRTSAGNIGFLTDLGHTNRLVLERIRPAHALVLEANHDVQMLQDCPTRPWPLKQRILGRHGHLSNDAAAETAEQIMSGDLRHLYLGHLSRECNLPELAHRVVSDRLQKIGANHVRLELTSQAQPCPTLIL, encoded by the coding sequence GTGTCCGTTCGCCTAACCATTTTGGGCAGCGGTTCCAGTGGCAATTGCGCCTACGTGGAAACCGAAGAGGCCCGCGTCCTCATTGACGCGGGTTTCAGCCTGCGCCAGATTCGCCAGCGCCTCGCCACGATTGGCCGCGCGCCCGAGAACCTGACTGCGATCCTGATCACGCACGAACACTCGGACCATGTGCAGAGCCTCCCGGCCTTGAATGGGAAGTTGGGAATTCCCGTCTATGGCAACCGCCCCACTCTGGAGGCGGTCGAGTATCAATATGGAACGCGGCTGGCCTGCTGCCTGTTTGCGACCGGCGCCAGTTTCGAGGTGGGCGACATCCAGGTTGAGACGTTCAGCATTCCGCACGATGCCCAGGATCCTGTGGGCTACCTCCTGCGGACCAGCGCGGGCAATATCGGATTCCTGACCGACCTCGGTCATACAAACCGCCTGGTGCTCGAACGAATCCGCCCGGCCCATGCGCTGGTGCTGGAAGCCAACCACGATGTTCAGATGCTGCAGGATTGTCCGACACGCCCCTGGCCCCTGAAGCAGCGTATTCTGGGGCGGCACGGCCATCTGTCCAACGACGCCGCCGCTGAGACGGCCGAGCAGATCATGTCTGGCGACCTGCGCCATTTGTACTTGGGCCACTTGAGCCGCGAGTGCAATCTCCCAGAGTTGGCGCACCGCGTCGTCAGCGACCGCCTTCAAAAGATCGGGGCTAACCATGTACGCCTCGAACTAACCTCCCAAGCCCAGCCCTGCCCGACCCTGATATTATGA